In Mercurialis annua linkage group LG6, ddMerAnnu1.2, whole genome shotgun sequence, the following are encoded in one genomic region:
- the LOC126687433 gene encoding copper transporter 6-like, whose product MDHGHDMPGMGGMTPSSTMNTTNSTMMHHHKMMMHMTFFWGKNTEILFSGWPGTRTGMYILALILVFVVSFLVEGLSHCKLIKSGSTHVVAGLIQTLLHTIRVGLAYMVMLAVMSFNGGVFLVAVAGHCLGFLIFGSRVFKKSVPPGKTSDLPPMSC is encoded by the coding sequence ATGGATCATGGTCATGACATGCCAGGAATGGGAGGTATGACTCCATCATCAACCATGAACACCACGAACTCAACGATGATGCACCACCATAAGATGATGATGCACATGACATTTTTCTGGGGAAAAAACactgaaatattattttccGGTTGGCCCGGTACTAGAACCGGAATGTATATTTTAGCTTTGATTCTGGTTTTTGTGGTTTCGTTTCTGGTCGAAGGATTATCTCATTGTAAACTGATTAAATCTGGTTCGACTCATGTTGTCGCCGGTTTGATTCAGACTTTATTGCATACAATTAGGGttggtttggcttatatggtaATGTTGGCTGTTATGTCATTTAATGGTGGTGTGTTCTTGGTGGCTGTGGCTGGTCATTGTCTTGGGTTCTTGATTTTTGGAAGTAGGGTTTTCAAGAAAAGTGTTCCTCCGGGTAAAACATCCGATCTTCCTCCGATGAGTTGTTAA